Below is a genomic region from Streptomyces sp. RPA4-2.
GGTCGACGGGTTCTCGTCGAAGGTGCAGGCGCCGTTCATCTCGCCCGACGACCGCGCGGCGATGGATCTGGCGGTCACGCACCTCGTCTCACTGGGGCACACCAACATCGGGCTCGCCCTGGGTCCGAAGCGGTTCGTGCCCGTGCAGCGCAAGATCGAGGGCTTCGTGCGCACGATGCAGGAGCAGCTGGGGCTCGCCCCCGCCGACGTCGAGGAGCGACTGGTCCAGCACTCGCTGTACACCCTGGAGGGCGGGCAGGCCGCGGCCGCCGCGCTCATCGACCGGGACTGTACGGCGGTCGTCTGCGCCAGCGACATGATGGCCCTCGGGGCGATACGGGCGGCACGCGGACGCGGTCTGGACGTACCGAAGGACATATCCGTCGTGGGCTTCGACGACTCACCGCTGATCGCCTTCACCGACCCGCCCCTGACGACGATCCGCAAGCCGGTGCCGGCCATGGGGCAGGCGGCGGTGCGGACGCTGCTGGAGGAGATCGGGGGGACTCCCGCACCGCACAGCGAGTTCGTGTTCATGCCGGAACTGGTGGTGCGCGGTTCGACCGCTTCGGCCCCTGGGGACCGGAATCGTCCCTAGGGAGGATCCCCCGCGCCACTCGTAGCGGTCCGTTCGGTGTAGAACGTGCGGCCAGGACCCGACCAAGGGATGATCGGTCGCGGAACGCTTTTCTGGCAGACTTTGCGCCTATGGGTGAGACGACCGTGACGACACTGGAAGGCCAGGACCGGGCCGCTCCACGCCCCGTCGCGGAGGACCGTGCGGGTAAGGGCTTCCTGCGCCGTCTGCGGACTCCGCGCCGCCCCCGCTTCTGGTTCGAGATCCTGCTCATCGCGGCGAGTTACTGGACGTACTCGCTGATCCGCAACGCCGTGCCGGAACAGCGGGGCAAGGCGCTGCAAAACGCGGACTGGATCTGGCGCATGGAGCACCACCTCGGGATCGCGGTCGAGCAGTCGGTCAACCATGCCGTCAACTCGGCGACATGGCTGATCATCGGGATGAACTACTACTACGCGACGCTGCACTTCGTGGTGACGCTGGCCGTCCTGGTCTGGCTCTACCACAGCCATCCAGGCCGCTACGCCGCGGCGCGACTGGCCCTGTTCGCCACGACGGCGGTGGCCCTGGTCGGCTATTACTTCTTCCCGCTCGCCCCGCCCCGCCTGATGAACGGCGGCCATTTCGTGGACACGGTCGTCGTCCACCACACCTGGGGCTCGATGGCCTCCGGCGACCTCAAGCACATGTCGAACCAGTACGCCGCGATGCCGTCGATGCACATCGGCTGGTCGCTCTGGTGCGGCCTGACGATCTTCGCCCTGGCCTCGGCACCGTGGGCCCGCATCCTGGGCCTCCTCTACCCGGCGGCCACCCTGCTGGTCATCGTCTCCACCGCCAACCACTTCTGGCTCGACGCGGTGGGCGGCCTGCTCTGCCTGGCCTTCGGCTTCACGATGACGCGCCTCTGGTACGGCGCCCTGC
It encodes:
- a CDS encoding phosphatase PAP2 family protein, whose translation is MGETTVTTLEGQDRAAPRPVAEDRAGKGFLRRLRTPRRPRFWFEILLIAASYWTYSLIRNAVPEQRGKALQNADWIWRMEHHLGIAVEQSVNHAVNSATWLIIGMNYYYATLHFVVTLAVLVWLYHSHPGRYAAARLALFATTAVALVGYYFFPLAPPRLMNGGHFVDTVVVHHTWGSMASGDLKHMSNQYAAMPSMHIGWSLWCGLTIFALASAPWARILGLLYPAATLLVIVSTANHFWLDAVGGLLCLAFGFTMTRLWYGALPYELPRWVPGTRGAPMLPLKA
- a CDS encoding LacI family DNA-binding transcriptional regulator yields the protein MTTRLADIAAQAGVSEATVSRVLNGKPGVAATTRQCVLAALDVLGYERPVRLRQRSEGLVGLITPELENPIFPALAQVIGQALTRQGYTPVLATQTPGGSTEDELTEMLVDRGVAGIIFVSGLHADTSADMQRYEQLRAQGVPFVLVDGFSSKVQAPFISPDDRAAMDLAVTHLVSLGHTNIGLALGPKRFVPVQRKIEGFVRTMQEQLGLAPADVEERLVQHSLYTLEGGQAAAAALIDRDCTAVVCASDMMALGAIRAARGRGLDVPKDISVVGFDDSPLIAFTDPPLTTIRKPVPAMGQAAVRTLLEEIGGTPAPHSEFVFMPELVVRGSTASAPGDRNRP